A stretch of Clostridium sp. BJN0001 DNA encodes these proteins:
- a CDS encoding M3 family oligoendopeptidase, which yields MNRKWSLDSLYKSFSDEKFLNDIKLLDKKEEEFKKCCLELNNEGKSDYLKLEEYLKCKISLYSILQNLKFFSNLSLSADTNNDEASKYNDKIEKKLMNIISIDSLAAKFIGSIKDIDKVINKSKMLKEHEFILKEQHDKNKYMLKEREEKIISQMKSTGSKSFEKLFNKVISNHKVLMDDSYYLLGDIQNMAYDEKEETRKKAYEAELKSYENIEDIIAMCLNSIKGESIEECKIRGYKSPLYKTLIDSRFDEETLNIMLDVMKENFDLFRKYLRRKGEILGHKDGLPFYDLYAPIIKNSKKYTFYEAASFVVKCFNSFNKKLGDYAKHAIDNNWIDVYPREGKVLGAFCENLIAIGESRFLLNFGENFSDVVTLAHELGHGFHGECLKGESILNTDYSMPIAETASTFCESIVKEKALENADKNEKISILDADLSDAAQVIVDIYSRFIFEKSVFELRKEGPLNASTINEIMIKAQKESYGDGLCKDYMNKYMWIYKPHYYDGDYHYYNFPYAFGFMFSNGLYMKYKNNKEGFFEKYTSLLKVTGKNNIYDTAKIAGIDLHNREFFESAMNNVKEKVNLFIKLTERMD from the coding sequence ATGAATAGAAAATGGAGTCTTGATTCACTATATAAATCATTTAGTGATGAAAAATTTTTAAATGATATAAAATTATTAGATAAAAAAGAAGAAGAATTTAAAAAATGTTGTTTAGAGTTAAATAATGAAGGAAAAAGTGATTATTTAAAACTTGAGGAATATTTAAAATGTAAAATAAGCCTTTATAGTATTTTGCAGAATCTTAAATTCTTTTCAAATCTATCATTATCTGCAGATACAAATAATGATGAAGCTTCAAAGTATAATGATAAGATAGAAAAAAAGCTAATGAATATTATATCTATAGATTCACTAGCAGCTAAGTTTATAGGAAGTATAAAAGATATAGATAAAGTTATTAATAAGTCTAAGATGCTTAAAGAACATGAATTTATATTAAAAGAGCAGCATGATAAAAATAAATATATGCTAAAAGAAAGAGAAGAAAAAATAATATCTCAAATGAAATCAACAGGTTCTAAGTCTTTTGAAAAGCTATTTAATAAAGTAATTTCAAATCATAAGGTACTTATGGATGATTCATATTATCTTTTAGGTGATATTCAAAATATGGCATATGATGAAAAAGAAGAAACACGAAAGAAAGCTTATGAAGCTGAATTAAAATCATATGAAAACATAGAAGATATAATAGCTATGTGTCTTAATTCTATAAAAGGTGAATCTATAGAAGAATGTAAAATTAGAGGATATAAATCTCCTCTTTATAAAACTCTTATTGATTCAAGATTTGATGAAGAAACTTTAAATATAATGCTAGATGTTATGAAAGAAAACTTTGATTTATTTAGAAAATATTTAAGAAGAAAAGGAGAAATTTTAGGTCATAAAGATGGACTTCCATTTTATGATCTCTACGCTCCTATAATAAAAAATAGTAAAAAGTATACTTTCTACGAGGCAGCATCATTTGTAGTAAAATGTTTTAACTCATTTAATAAAAAGCTTGGAGATTATGCAAAGCATGCTATAGATAATAATTGGATAGATGTTTATCCAAGAGAAGGAAAAGTTTTAGGTGCATTTTGCGAAAATCTAATAGCTATAGGAGAAAGCAGATTTTTATTAAATTTTGGAGAAAATTTTTCTGATGTTGTAACTCTTGCACATGAGCTTGGACATGGGTTTCATGGGGAGTGTTTAAAAGGAGAATCTATACTTAATACAGATTATTCAATGCCTATAGCAGAAACAGCTTCAACTTTTTGTGAATCAATCGTTAAAGAAAAAGCTTTAGAAAATGCAGATAAAAATGAGAAGATAAGTATATTAGATGCAGATTTATCAGATGCAGCTCAGGTAATAGTAGATATATATTCAAGATTTATTTTTGAAAAAAGTGTTTTTGAATTAAGAAAAGAAGGACCACTTAACGCATCTACAATAAATGAAATTATGATTAAAGCGCAGAAAGAGTCATATGGAGATGGACTTTGTAAAGATTATATGAATAAATATATGTGGATATATAAACCTCATTATTATGATGGAGATTATCATTACTATAATTTCCCTTATGCGTTTGGCTTTATGTTTTCAAATGGATTATATATGAAATATAAGAATAATAAAGAAGGATTTTTTGAAAAATATACTAGTCTTTTAAAGGTAACAGGAAAAAATAATATATATGATACAGCAAAAATCGCTGGAATAGATCTTCATAATAGAGAGTTTTTTGAAAGTGCAATGAATAATGTAAAGGAAAAAGTTAATTTATTTATTAAACTTACAGAGAGAATGGATTAG
- the gpmI gene encoding 2,3-bisphosphoglycerate-independent phosphoglycerate mutase: protein MSKKPVMLMILDGFGLAPKSEGNAVSLAKKPNFDALVEKYPHAHLKASGLAVGLPEGQMGNSEVGHLNIGSGRVVYQELTRITKAIDDGEFFENEVIKKAMENAKKPGAALHLVGLLSDGGVHSHINHLKGLLRFAKKEGIQNVYVHAFMDGRDVPPSSGKTYITEIEDFMKEIGVGKIATVSGRYYAMDRDNRWERIELAYNAIVLGKGEEASSAIEALDKSYHDNKTDEFVLPTVVTEDKHATAKVKDGDSVVFFNFRPDRARELTRAINDKEFAGFKRNTLNLKFVTITQYDKTLERVSVAYTPQTLVNTLGEYVSKNGLKQLRIAETEKYAHVTFFFNGGVEKENPGEERKVIPSPKVATYDLKPEMSAYEVTDELLKKLDEDKYDMIILNFANADMVGHTGIVSAAVKAIEAVDTCLGKVYKKVLEKDGCVFITADHGNAETMIDTSTGNPFTAHTTNEVPFIYVANDAANKTLKDGKLADIAPTMLNQLGLDKPAEMTGENLLK, encoded by the coding sequence ATGTCAAAGAAACCAGTAATGTTAATGATATTAGATGGATTTGGTTTAGCACCTAAATCAGAAGGGAATGCAGTTAGTTTAGCTAAAAAACCAAATTTTGATGCATTAGTTGAAAAATATCCTCATGCACATTTAAAAGCAAGCGGACTTGCAGTTGGACTTCCAGAAGGACAGATGGGAAATTCAGAAGTTGGACATTTAAATATAGGTTCAGGAAGAGTAGTTTATCAGGAACTTACAAGAATTACAAAAGCTATTGATGATGGTGAGTTCTTTGAAAATGAAGTAATAAAAAAAGCTATGGAAAACGCTAAAAAACCTGGCGCTGCACTTCATTTAGTAGGCCTTTTATCAGATGGAGGAGTTCATTCACACATCAATCATTTAAAAGGACTTTTAAGATTTGCTAAAAAAGAAGGAATTCAGAATGTATATGTTCATGCATTTATGGACGGAAGAGATGTTCCACCATCTTCAGGAAAGACATACATAACTGAAATAGAAGATTTTATGAAAGAAATCGGAGTAGGAAAGATTGCAACTGTATCAGGAAGATATTATGCAATGGATAGAGATAATAGATGGGAAAGAATAGAACTTGCTTATAATGCAATAGTTTTAGGAAAAGGTGAAGAAGCTTCAAGCGCAATAGAAGCACTTGATAAATCATATCATGATAATAAAACTGATGAATTCGTACTTCCTACAGTAGTAACTGAAGATAAACATGCTACAGCAAAGGTTAAAGACGGAGATTCAGTAGTATTCTTTAACTTTAGACCAGATAGAGCAAGAGAATTAACAAGAGCTATAAACGATAAAGAATTTGCAGGATTTAAGAGAAATACATTAAACTTAAAATTCGTAACAATTACTCAGTATGATAAGACATTAGAAAGAGTTAGTGTTGCATATACTCCACAGACTTTAGTTAATACTCTTGGAGAATATGTAAGCAAGAACGGACTTAAACAACTTAGAATTGCAGAAACTGAAAAGTATGCACATGTTACATTCTTCTTTAATGGAGGAGTTGAAAAAGAAAATCCTGGTGAAGAAAGAAAAGTTATTCCATCACCAAAGGTTGCAACTTATGATTTAAAGCCAGAAATGAGTGCATATGAAGTTACAGATGAATTATTAAAGAAATTAGATGAAGATAAATATGATATGATCATATTAAACTTTGCAAATGCTGACATGGTTGGACATACAGGAATTGTAAGTGCAGCAGTTAAGGCTATTGAGGCTGTAGATACATGTCTTGGAAAAGTTTATAAGAAAGTTCTTGAAAAAGACGGATGCGTATTTATAACAGCTGATCATGGAAATGCAGAAACAATGATCGATACTTCAACAGGAAATCCATTCACAGCACATACAACAAATGAAGTTCCATTCATTTATGTTGCAAATGATGCTGCAAATAAGACATTAAAAGATGGAAAGCTTGCAGATATAGCACCAACAATGCTTAATCAGCTTGGACTTGATAAACCTGCTGAAATGACAGGAGAAAACTTATTAAAATAA
- a CDS encoding AEC family transporter yields the protein MTKYLFVTLNQIFVMSFIIAIGYVLYRKKIINDDGSEEISNFLIKVVTPCVIISSYQREFDLKSAKMLGLSFVVAIITFLIPIIISSVIFKNNKKVYKNDAKMCLIFSNDGFMAVPLLQSLLGTIGVFLGSAHIVVGTVIIWTYGVFMLSKDKKSINLKNIIFNVGTISMVFGILLFISPIKLPKPIITTFTYIANVNTPLAMIVLGVFLAQTDILSIIKDKNTYKICFYKLILIPSAILLCMYLLSVDKTVALVLIIGSAAPTAVIAAMFAKTFETEYIFSTKMIAATTIFSMITLPFFITLTQIIL from the coding sequence GTGACAAAATATCTATTTGTGACGTTAAATCAAATATTTGTAATGTCTTTTATTATAGCTATTGGATATGTTTTGTATAGGAAGAAGATAATAAATGATGATGGCTCTGAGGAAATTTCAAATTTTCTTATAAAAGTTGTTACACCGTGTGTAATTATTTCATCATATCAGAGAGAATTTGATTTAAAAAGTGCAAAAATGCTTGGATTATCTTTTGTAGTGGCTATAATTACCTTTTTGATACCAATAATAATATCATCTGTTATTTTTAAAAATAATAAAAAAGTATATAAAAATGATGCAAAAATGTGTCTTATTTTTTCAAATGATGGATTTATGGCAGTGCCTCTACTTCAATCACTTCTTGGAACGATAGGGGTGTTTTTAGGCTCGGCTCATATTGTTGTAGGTACGGTAATAATATGGACATATGGTGTTTTTATGTTATCTAAAGATAAAAAATCAATTAATTTAAAAAATATAATATTTAATGTAGGAACAATATCTATGGTGTTTGGAATTCTACTATTTATATCGCCTATAAAACTTCCTAAACCTATTATTACGACATTTACATATATAGCAAATGTAAATACGCCTTTAGCTATGATAGTGCTTGGAGTATTTTTAGCTCAGACTGATATATTATCTATAATTAAAGATAAAAATACATATAAAATATGTTTTTATAAATTAATACTTATCCCATCTGCAATACTTCTTTGTATGTATCTTTTATCAGTTGATAAAACAGTTGCATTAGTTCTTATTATAGGTTCTGCAGCACCTACTGCGGTAATTGCTGCAATGTTTGCTAAAACATTTGAAACAGAATATATTTTTTCAACTAAAATGATAGCGGCAACAACTATATTTTCGATGATAACTCTTCCGTTTTTTATTACGCTTACGCAAATAATATTATAG
- a CDS encoding protein kinase → MKKNFAYSADFDEITENEFRKAKYLGRGNNGIVYELPNNKVIKIFLKRKVCKDEGSILYKTNGSKYFPKLYARGSLYVIRAKVYGERLDKYIKKYGLSDELSLNVYNLLNEFKRLKFLRLDTRCKDIYVDSDQSVMLIDPKKAYKRKVDYPRHLMKGLDKIGALDTFLSQVGKINKKKQIKWIKKYARYKETLN, encoded by the coding sequence ATGAAAAAAAATTTTGCATATTCAGCTGACTTTGATGAAATTACAGAAAATGAATTTAGGAAAGCAAAGTACCTTGGGAGAGGAAATAATGGTATAGTTTATGAACTCCCAAACAATAAAGTAATAAAGATATTTTTAAAGAGAAAAGTATGCAAAGACGAGGGCAGTATTCTTTATAAAACTAATGGCTCTAAATATTTTCCTAAATTGTATGCAAGGGGAAGCCTTTATGTTATAAGGGCAAAAGTATATGGAGAAAGGCTTGATAAATATATAAAAAAATATGGATTAAGTGATGAGCTTTCTTTAAATGTATATAATCTTTTAAATGAATTTAAAAGATTAAAATTTTTAAGACTTGATACACGATGTAAAGATATTTATGTCGATTCTGATCAATCTGTAATGTTAATTGATCCTAAAAAAGCGTATAAAAGAAAAGTTGATTATCCACGGCATCTTATGAAAGGGCTTGATAAGATAGGAGCACTTGATACTTTTCTTTCACAGGTAGGAAAAATAAATAAGAAAAAGCAGATAAAATGGATAAAAAAGTATGCAAGATATAAAGAAACATTAAATTGA
- a CDS encoding sodium-translocating pyrophosphatase, which yields MNLLFIPIIIGVIAMVVVAFISLGILKKNAGDERMKEVSSYIEEGALAFLKKEYSYLIIFIAVVAVCILIFLSWKTAIAFVFGAAFSISAGFIGMRIAVKSNVRTAEAAKSGISDALSIAFSGGTVMGLSVAGLGLIGLGIFSIAFNLNAEYITGFGLGASSIALFARVGGGIYTKAADVGADLVGKVEAGIPEDDPRNPAVIADNVGDNVGDVAGMGADLFESYVGSIISAITLGGVLVKTFGNNIVTFPLILSAIGIISSLIGIIFVKTYKGDNPQKALNMGSAVSGGLVVIFGFIACRTLLNDAKLFIPVIAGLVVGLLIGKLTEVYTSSDYKSVKSIADESKTGAATNIIAGLSVGMKSTVMPIILIAVGILISYFSVGGASNVDIGLYGIALSAVGMLATTAITVAVDAYGPISDNAGGIAEMCGLDEGVRDITDKLDSVGNTTAAIGKGFAIGSAALTALALFASYAQTVNLSQINLLNPLTLVGILIGGMLPFLFGALTMQAVGKAAAQMVEEVRRQFKEKKGILEGKEKPDYSKCVSISTNAALRKMILPGILAILVPICTGLLLGTEALAGLIGGGVVTGVLLAIMMANAGGAWDNAKKYIETGVNGGKGSEPHKAAVVGDTVGDPFKDTSGPSMNILIKLMTIVSVVFAPIIAKYGGMLLGLFMK from the coding sequence ATGAATTTACTATTTATTCCTATCATTATAGGTGTAATAGCAATGGTTGTTGTAGCATTTATTTCTCTAGGTATCTTGAAGAAAAATGCAGGTGACGAAAGAATGAAGGAAGTATCTTCATATATTGAGGAAGGGGCACTTGCTTTTTTAAAGAAAGAATATTCGTATCTTATTATTTTTATTGCAGTTGTAGCAGTTTGCATACTTATATTTTTAAGCTGGAAAACAGCTATAGCATTTGTTTTTGGAGCTGCTTTTTCAATATCAGCTGGATTTATAGGAATGAGAATTGCCGTAAAATCTAATGTTAGGACAGCAGAAGCTGCAAAAAGCGGAATATCAGATGCACTTTCAATTGCATTTTCTGGTGGTACTGTTATGGGACTTTCAGTTGCAGGGCTTGGACTTATAGGCCTTGGAATATTCTCTATTGCATTTAATTTAAATGCTGAATATATTACAGGATTTGGTCTTGGAGCTTCTTCAATTGCATTATTTGCAAGAGTTGGAGGAGGAATATATACAAAGGCTGCTGATGTTGGAGCTGACCTTGTTGGAAAAGTCGAAGCTGGAATACCAGAAGACGATCCTAGAAATCCTGCAGTAATTGCAGATAATGTTGGAGATAATGTTGGTGATGTTGCAGGTATGGGAGCAGATCTTTTTGAATCATATGTAGGCTCAATTATATCAGCTATAACTTTAGGGGGAGTTTTAGTTAAAACATTTGGAAATAATATTGTTACATTTCCACTTATTTTATCTGCAATAGGTATTATATCGTCACTAATAGGAATTATTTTTGTGAAGACATATAAGGGAGATAATCCTCAAAAAGCATTAAATATGGGAAGTGCTGTTTCGGGTGGATTAGTTGTTATATTTGGATTTATAGCATGTAGAACTTTATTAAATGATGCAAAATTATTTATACCGGTAATTGCAGGTCTTGTAGTAGGATTATTAATTGGAAAACTTACAGAAGTTTATACTTCATCAGATTATAAATCAGTAAAATCAATTGCAGATGAATCTAAAACAGGTGCTGCAACAAATATTATTGCAGGTCTTTCAGTTGGAATGAAATCAACAGTTATGCCTATAATATTAATAGCAGTAGGAATATTAATTTCTTATTTTTCAGTAGGTGGAGCATCAAATGTTGATATTGGTCTTTATGGAATAGCTTTATCTGCAGTTGGTATGCTTGCCACAACAGCAATAACAGTTGCAGTTGATGCATATGGACCTATATCAGATAATGCAGGTGGAATAGCAGAAATGTGTGGCCTTGATGAAGGTGTTAGAGATATAACAGATAAACTTGATTCTGTTGGAAATACAACAGCTGCAATAGGAAAAGGATTTGCAATAGGTTCAGCAGCACTTACAGCTCTTGCACTTTTTGCATCTTATGCACAGACAGTTAATTTATCTCAGATAAATCTTTTAAATCCTTTAACATTAGTTGGAATATTAATAGGAGGAATGCTTCCATTTTTATTTGGAGCTCTTACAATGCAGGCAGTAGGAAAAGCTGCAGCACAGATGGTTGAAGAAGTAAGAAGACAGTTTAAAGAGAAAAAAGGGATACTTGAAGGAAAAGAAAAACCAGATTATTCTAAATGTGTTTCTATATCTACAAATGCAGCATTAAGAAAGATGATTCTACCTGGAATACTTGCAATATTAGTTCCAATATGTACAGGCTTACTTTTAGGAACTGAAGCATTAGCAGGACTTATAGGTGGAGGAGTTGTTACAGGTGTTCTTCTTGCAATAATGATGGCAAATGCAGGAGGTGCATGGGATAATGCTAAGAAATATATTGAAACAGGAGTAAATGGAGGAAAAGGTAGTGAACCTCATAAGGCAGCTGTTGTAGGAGATACAGTAGGAGATCCTTTTAAAGATACTTCAGGTCCATCAATGAATATTTTAATCAAATTAATGACAATAGTATCAGTTGTATTTGCACCTATTATTGCAAAATATGGTGGAATGCTTTTAGGACTGTTTATGAAATAA
- the eno gene encoding phosphopyruvate hydratase yields MDDYLEIIDVVARQILDSRCFPTVEVEVYLEDGTFARAAVPSGASTGMYEAVELRDNDSSEYMGKGVKNAVKNVNEVIRDELVGCNVFDQTYIDNLLIKLDGTKNKAKLGANAILGVSLAVAKAAANALNMPLYRYIGGVNTKVLPVPMMNIINGGSHADNSVDLQEFMVMPVGAERFSCALKMCAEIYHTLKKILKDKGYSTAIGDEGGFAPNLKSNEEAVEVIIEAIEKAGYVAGKDVFIAIDAASSEFYKDGKYVLEHEGKTLSSDEMVSFLENWVNKYPIISIEDGMAEEDWDGWKMLNERLGKKVQIVGDDLFVTNTERLKKGIDLGVANSILIKLNQIGTLTETLNAIEMANRAGYTAVVSHRSGETEDTTIADLVVATNAGQIKTGAPARSERVAKYNQLLRIEEELEDSAEYRGINSFFNIKK; encoded by the coding sequence ATGGATGATTATTTAGAGATTATAGATGTTGTAGCAAGGCAAATACTTGATTCAAGATGTTTTCCAACAGTTGAAGTTGAAGTTTATCTTGAAGATGGAACATTTGCAAGAGCAGCAGTCCCATCAGGAGCATCAACAGGAATGTATGAAGCAGTAGAACTTAGAGATAACGATAGCTCTGAGTATATGGGTAAAGGTGTAAAAAATGCTGTAAAGAATGTAAATGAAGTAATAAGAGATGAACTTGTTGGATGCAATGTATTTGACCAAACATATATAGACAATTTATTAATAAAATTAGATGGAACAAAAAACAAAGCAAAACTTGGAGCCAATGCTATACTTGGAGTATCATTAGCTGTTGCAAAGGCAGCAGCTAATGCACTTAATATGCCTCTTTATAGATATATAGGAGGAGTTAATACAAAGGTACTTCCTGTTCCTATGATGAACATAATAAATGGAGGATCACATGCAGATAATTCAGTTGACCTTCAAGAGTTTATGGTTATGCCTGTAGGTGCAGAAAGATTCAGCTGTGCACTTAAAATGTGTGCAGAAATTTATCATACATTAAAAAAGATTTTAAAAGATAAAGGATATTCAACAGCAATAGGAGATGAAGGTGGATTTGCTCCAAATTTAAAATCAAATGAAGAAGCTGTTGAAGTAATAATTGAAGCTATAGAAAAAGCTGGATATGTAGCAGGTAAGGATGTCTTTATAGCAATTGATGCAGCTTCATCTGAATTTTATAAAGATGGAAAGTATGTTCTTGAGCATGAAGGAAAAACATTAAGTAGTGATGAAATGGTATCATTCCTTGAGAATTGGGTTAATAAATATCCTATAATCTCAATAGAAGATGGAATGGCAGAAGAAGACTGGGATGGATGGAAGATGCTTAATGAAAGATTAGGAAAGAAAGTTCAGATTGTTGGAGACGATCTCTTTGTAACAAATACTGAGAGACTTAAAAAAGGTATTGATTTGGGTGTAGCAAACTCGATACTTATAAAATTAAATCAGATAGGAACACTTACTGAAACATTAAATGCAATAGAAATGGCAAATAGAGCAGGATATACAGCCGTAGTTTCACATAGATCAGGAGAAACAGAAGATACTACTATAGCTGATCTTGTTGTTGCAACTAATGCAGGACAGATAAAAACAGGAGCACCTGCAAGAAGTGAAAGAGTCGCTAAATATAATCAGCTTTTAAGAATTGAAGAAGAACTTGAAGATTCTGCTGAATATAGAGGAATAAACTCATTCTTTAATATAAAGAAATAG
- the secG gene encoding preprotein translocase subunit SecG codes for MCNFWYKLKEVLPLDLKSILLVIDIILGLIVIVTIFMQPSKADALSGLIQGGSNDTFYSKNKSRTKEVILIRLTSVSMILFAINTTILNLIK; via the coding sequence ATGTGTAATTTTTGGTATAAACTAAAGGAGGTGTTACCTTTGGATCTTAAAAGTATTTTACTTGTTATAGATATTATTTTAGGTTTAATTGTTATAGTTACAATCTTTATGCAACCAAGTAAAGCTGATGCATTAAGTGGATTAATTCAAGGTGGAAGCAACGATACGTTTTATTCTAAAAATAAATCAAGAACAAAAGAAGTTATTCTTATAAGGCTCACATCAGTTTCTATGATTTTGTTTGCGATAAATACAACAATATTGAATTTAATAAAATAG
- a CDS encoding dynamin family protein, whose product MNKKLLKEGFKRKFLKLKSIADKYNLEINFIDDFISEIDDFKVITPVIGGFGTGKSSLINAVLQDDILKTNIESKNSITTEISYSDKDNVKFLKDDKVISDTSVCNYTDKKYDVDDYDLVKIEYNNDVLEKIKNVKIVDMPGFDSGIELHKKAIDKYLTNSLSYIIVFSADNIELTQSVKNFLREINLHDIPIFIIINKCDKVSKSKIEEDYKKVNDIIEKYLPKKGVKVGLSKSKIHKNVRDVTNILLQIESDSEKIIKNEFSRKLKNLTLPVDSYINSKLSNMKLTDKELVEKEEELQMKSESNYEKVEKEKQEFNKNIPLYIENVQRKVDEGLKDSTDKLVEMILNDEDIKEKINYIVRKNVIMGIKAEFEPVLKKYLTDVVSILKIDAKEEIKLDEFKVSAGGLIENVVVNSVPIVLMAVGAFLAGPLIGLVGGLAGVCFDAILKNSKEKLKKAEIENMVSKKIIPEVSKKSGECIKREISKYVEEINKSLELIIDHEKEVMMKAILDVKNENKFDALSKNDKVKALINDLKVVRQL is encoded by the coding sequence TTGAATAAAAAATTACTAAAAGAGGGTTTTAAAAGAAAATTTTTAAAATTGAAGTCTATAGCGGATAAATATAATCTTGAAATAAACTTTATTGATGATTTTATATCTGAAATTGATGATTTTAAAGTTATAACTCCTGTTATCGGTGGTTTTGGAACAGGGAAGAGTTCTCTTATAAATGCTGTACTTCAGGATGATATTTTAAAAACTAATATAGAATCTAAAAATTCAATTACAACGGAAATAAGTTATTCAGATAAAGATAATGTTAAGTTTTTAAAAGATGATAAAGTTATAAGTGATACTTCAGTTTGTAATTATACAGATAAAAAATATGATGTAGATGATTATGATTTAGTGAAAATAGAATATAATAATGACGTTCTTGAAAAAATAAAGAATGTAAAAATAGTTGATATGCCTGGATTTGATTCTGGAATAGAGCTTCACAAAAAGGCAATAGATAAATATTTAACAAATAGTCTTTCGTATATTATTGTATTTTCAGCAGATAATATAGAGCTTACGCAGAGTGTAAAAAATTTCTTAAGGGAAATAAATCTTCATGATATACCTATTTTTATAATAATAAATAAATGTGATAAAGTAAGTAAAAGCAAAATAGAAGAAGACTATAAAAAGGTAAACGATATAATAGAAAAATATCTTCCGAAAAAAGGTGTAAAAGTAGGGCTCTCTAAGTCGAAAATTCATAAAAATGTTAGAGATGTAACAAATATTTTACTTCAAATAGAAAGTGATTCAGAAAAAATTATTAAAAATGAGTTTTCAAGAAAACTTAAAAATCTGACACTACCAGTTGATAGCTATATAAATTCAAAACTTTCTAATATGAAGCTTACAGATAAAGAGCTTGTAGAAAAAGAAGAAGAACTTCAGATGAAGTCAGAATCAAATTATGAAAAGGTAGAGAAAGAGAAACAGGAATTTAATAAAAACATTCCTTTATATATAGAAAATGTACAAAGGAAGGTAGATGAAGGACTTAAAGATAGTACGGATAAATTAGTCGAAATGATTCTTAATGATGAAGATATTAAGGAGAAAATTAATTATATAGTAAGAAAGAATGTAATAATGGGTATAAAAGCAGAATTTGAACCAGTATTAAAAAAATATCTTACTGATGTTGTAAGCATATTAAAAATAGATGCAAAAGAAGAAATAAAGCTTGATGAATTTAAAGTTTCAGCAGGAGGACTTATAGAAAATGTTGTTGTAAATAGTGTGCCAATAGTTCTTATGGCTGTTGGAGCTTTTTTAGCAGGGCCGCTTATAGGTCTTGTTGGAGGCTTAGCTGGAGTCTGTTTTGATGCTATATTAAAAAATTCAAAAGAAAAGTTAAAAAAAGCAGAGATAGAAAATATGGTTTCTAAAAAAATAATTCCTGAGGTTTCAAAAAAATCAGGAGAATGTATAAAGAGAGAAATTTCAAAATATGTAGAAGAAATTAATAAATCTCTTGAACTTATTATAGACCATGAAAAGGAAGTAATGATGAAAGCTATTCTTGATGTCAAGAATGAAAATAAATTTGATGCTTTGTCAAAAAATGATAAAGTTAAAGCACTTATAAATGATTTAAAAGTTGTAAGACAGCTTTAA